In Pseudomonas sp. R76, one genomic interval encodes:
- a CDS encoding ABC transporter substrate-binding protein, with translation MGAQSRMTLLLVLRFWRRALLWVCLLLAAPAWSADILLTSAEDGAGVQAFAQALAQQRPDDHVTFTPLKDLPAPSRLPANTRLIVLDLPGLDWRLQDAQGPPTLVLRISRLQARQRLGHTHPAKISLLWSDPPLARQLNLIASILPQAKRIGVLYGTDSEFLLQELREYATPMGLEIVPQLWDNINDSRPLQNLFKNSDVLLGLDDPQLYNPKTVKNLLLSSYAQQLPLVGPNAGFVKAGSLASTYSDQADWLDVLDRLLDHPPTSWPRSLYPEHFKVVGNPQVARSLGIEQVDEVAVAARLAEGEKRP, from the coding sequence ATGGGCGCTCAGTCACGGATGACCCTCCTGCTTGTTTTACGCTTCTGGAGGCGCGCCTTGTTATGGGTGTGCCTGCTGCTGGCCGCGCCGGCCTGGAGCGCCGACATTCTGCTGACCTCTGCCGAAGACGGGGCCGGTGTACAAGCGTTTGCGCAGGCCCTTGCCCAGCAGCGTCCCGACGACCACGTGACCTTTACCCCGCTCAAAGACCTGCCGGCACCCAGCCGTTTGCCGGCGAATACCCGCCTGATCGTGCTGGACCTGCCCGGTCTTGATTGGCGCCTGCAGGATGCCCAAGGCCCGCCGACACTGGTGCTGCGCATCAGTCGCCTGCAAGCGCGGCAGCGCCTGGGCCACACTCACCCGGCGAAAATCAGCCTGTTGTGGAGCGATCCGCCGCTTGCGCGTCAGCTCAACCTGATCGCGAGTATCCTGCCGCAGGCCAAACGCATCGGCGTGCTCTACGGCACCGACAGTGAATTCCTGCTGCAGGAGCTGCGCGAGTATGCGACACCGATGGGGCTGGAGATCGTTCCGCAGCTCTGGGACAACATTAATGACAGCCGCCCGCTGCAGAATCTGTTCAAGAACAGTGACGTGCTGCTCGGCCTCGATGACCCGCAGTTGTACAACCCCAAAACCGTGAAGAACCTGTTGCTCAGCAGCTACGCCCAGCAACTGCCGCTGGTGGGCCCCAATGCGGGGTTCGTCAAGGCCGGCAGCCTGGCCAGCACCTACAGCGATCAGGCCGACTGGCTCGATGTGCTCGACCGGCTACTGGATCATCCGCCGACCAGTTGGCCGCGTTCGTTGTACCCGGAACATTTTAAAGTCGTCGGTAACCCGCAAGTCGCACGCTCACTGGGAATCGAACAGGTTGACGAAGTCGCAGTCGCCGCCCGATTGGCCGAAGGAGAAAAACGCCCATGA
- a CDS encoding TonB-dependent receptor plug domain-containing protein: MYLGPPPRSSLLLMLLCSAPALADDLFLDSQPLPQVLTATRLKQSAAAVPGSMTVIDSELIKASGARDIAELLRLVPGMMVGYTTGNQAAVNYHGTSASDARRMQVLIDGRSVYRAGLATVDWSDIPVAMEDIERIEVFRGPNTVSYGANALMAVVNILTRSPSNSHGSRVKVIRGERGINDFYASQGMGWETGDLRLSLSGQQDDGFDSDKLGADRRDSRRLSRFSLAVSQTLNAQQSIDWQLDAKEGSNQRPYTYTPVFAGITEGGTNSDVTAKDYAGSMRWNIEFNPEHSLYVQGSAQQWDRQQVWKACDAKVSFSPELTQLWQLNPNYAEKLARHMDIYSQGTAPPGSAAEQALGNQVLDQWRQGANQSVCGDIDQSTRESRYDIEIQDTLSLSDSLRLVSGMNYRYDRADSDTYFNGTLDDTTWRLFGHLEWRASEHWLLQGGAMYEDTHLSGNSLTPRVAVNYLINPRHGLRAVYSEAIRSPDMFENNVNWSYRVTNLSSPTFGQNSGQYFVVTRGPGNLDKELMRSRELGYNGFFADLGLNVDVKLFYDEITDMISSPLRNNQYIASNANSARFTGAESQFDWRMSNADRLRLTYAYVDAASSNPLDKAQTARNSGSAGWLREWGHGWSSALFYYGDDALNTYRFERVDLRVAKRIALGKANVELAGMLQQRLDNQPTTFVDNHYDSRHVLYFSAELEF; this comes from the coding sequence GTGTATTTGGGCCCTCCTCCTCGCTCATCTCTATTATTGATGCTGTTGTGCAGCGCACCTGCGTTGGCGGATGACCTGTTCCTCGACAGCCAGCCACTGCCCCAGGTACTCACGGCCACGCGCCTCAAGCAATCGGCCGCCGCCGTGCCTGGCAGTATGACCGTCATCGACAGTGAGCTGATCAAGGCCAGCGGTGCGCGCGACATCGCCGAGTTGCTGCGTTTGGTGCCGGGGATGATGGTCGGTTACACCACCGGAAACCAGGCGGCCGTGAACTACCACGGCACCAGCGCCAGTGATGCACGGCGCATGCAGGTGTTGATCGACGGGCGTTCGGTGTACCGCGCGGGCCTGGCCACGGTGGACTGGAGCGATATTCCGGTGGCCATGGAAGACATCGAGCGTATCGAGGTGTTTCGCGGCCCCAACACAGTCAGCTATGGCGCCAATGCCTTGATGGCGGTGGTCAATATCCTCACGCGCTCGCCGTCCAACAGCCACGGTTCACGGGTCAAAGTGATCCGTGGCGAACGCGGCATCAACGACTTCTACGCCAGCCAGGGCATGGGCTGGGAGACCGGCGACTTGCGCTTGTCGCTGTCCGGGCAACAGGACGATGGGTTTGACAGCGACAAGCTCGGTGCCGACCGCCGTGACAGCCGTCGCCTCAGCCGTTTCAGCCTGGCGGTGAGCCAGACCCTGAACGCGCAGCAGAGCATCGACTGGCAGTTGGACGCCAAGGAAGGCAGCAATCAGCGCCCTTATACCTACACACCGGTATTCGCCGGGATTACCGAAGGCGGCACCAATTCCGACGTTACCGCCAAGGACTATGCCGGCTCGATGCGCTGGAACATCGAGTTCAACCCCGAACACAGTCTGTACGTCCAGGGCTCGGCCCAGCAATGGGACCGCCAGCAGGTCTGGAAAGCCTGTGACGCCAAGGTGTCGTTCAGCCCGGAACTGACCCAACTGTGGCAGCTCAACCCCAACTATGCCGAAAAGTTGGCCCGCCACATGGATATCTACAGCCAGGGCACCGCGCCGCCCGGCAGCGCGGCCGAACAAGCACTCGGCAACCAGGTGCTGGACCAGTGGCGCCAGGGCGCCAACCAGAGCGTGTGTGGCGATATCGACCAGAGCACCCGCGAGAGTCGCTATGACATTGAGATCCAGGACACCCTGAGCCTGTCCGACAGCCTGCGCCTGGTCAGCGGCATGAATTATCGCTACGACCGCGCCGACTCCGACACCTACTTCAATGGCACCCTCGACGACACCACCTGGCGCCTGTTCGGCCACCTGGAATGGCGCGCCAGCGAACACTGGCTGTTGCAGGGCGGTGCAATGTACGAAGACACCCACTTGAGCGGCAATTCGCTGACGCCGCGGGTGGCGGTCAACTACCTGATCAACCCGCGCCACGGCTTGCGGGCGGTGTATTCCGAGGCGATTCGCTCGCCGGACATGTTCGAAAACAACGTCAACTGGAGCTACCGCGTCACCAACCTGAGCTCCCCGACCTTCGGGCAAAACTCCGGGCAATATTTTGTGGTAACACGCGGCCCCGGCAACCTTGATAAAGAGTTGATGCGCTCGCGCGAGCTGGGCTACAACGGCTTCTTTGCCGACCTCGGGCTGAATGTCGACGTGAAACTGTTCTACGACGAAATCACCGACATGATCAGCTCGCCGCTGCGCAATAACCAATACATTGCCAGCAACGCCAACAGCGCGCGGTTTACCGGTGCCGAATCGCAATTCGATTGGCGCATGAGCAATGCCGACCGTCTGCGGCTGACCTATGCTTACGTCGACGCCGCCTCCAGCAACCCGCTCGATAAGGCACAAACCGCGCGCAACAGCGGCTCGGCCGGCTGGCTGCGTGAATGGGGCCACGGCTGGTCGAGCGCGTTGTTCTATTATGGTGACGACGCACTCAACACCTATCGCTTCGAACGGGTCGACCTGCGCGTAGCCAAGCGCATTGCCCTGGGCAAAGCCAACGTGGAGCTGGCCGGCATGTTGCAACAACGCCTCGACAACCAGCCCACCACCTTTGTCGACAACCATTACGACAGTCGCCACGTCCTCTACTTCAGCGCGGAGTTAGAGTTCTGA
- a CDS encoding NAD(P)H-dependent glycerol-3-phosphate dehydrogenase, translated as MTEQRPIAVLGGGSFGTAVANLLAENGHAVRQWMRDPEQAEAIRVHRENPRYLKGIKIHPAVEPVTDLLATLTDCDLCFVALPSSALRSVLAPHAERLAGKQLVSLTKGIEAHTFKLMSEILQEIAPQARIGVLSGPNLAREVAEHALTATVVASEDEALCERVQAVLHGRTFRVYASSDRFGVELGGALKNVYAIIAGMAVALGMGENTKSMLITRALAEMTRFAVNQGANPMTFLGLAGVGDLIVTCSSPKSRNYQVGFALGQGLSLEDAVTRLGEVAEGVNTLKVLKAKAQEVGVYMPLVAGLHAILFEGRTLNQVIELLMRAEPKTDVDFISTSGFN; from the coding sequence ATGACTGAACAGCGCCCTATTGCGGTCCTGGGAGGCGGAAGTTTTGGGACCGCCGTGGCAAATCTGCTGGCTGAAAACGGCCACGCGGTACGCCAGTGGATGCGCGATCCCGAGCAGGCCGAGGCCATTCGCGTCCACCGTGAAAACCCCCGTTACCTTAAAGGCATCAAGATTCACCCGGCGGTAGAGCCGGTGACCGACTTGTTGGCTACCTTGACTGACTGCGACCTGTGCTTTGTCGCGCTGCCTTCCAGCGCCTTGCGCTCGGTGCTGGCGCCCCACGCCGAGCGTCTGGCGGGCAAGCAACTGGTCAGCCTGACCAAAGGTATCGAGGCCCACACCTTCAAGCTGATGAGCGAAATTCTTCAAGAGATCGCCCCGCAGGCGCGCATTGGCGTGCTGTCCGGGCCGAACCTGGCGCGGGAGGTGGCTGAACACGCGCTGACAGCCACCGTGGTCGCCAGTGAAGACGAGGCACTGTGCGAGCGCGTCCAGGCCGTGCTGCATGGCCGTACCTTTCGCGTCTACGCCAGCAGCGACCGCTTTGGCGTCGAGCTGGGCGGGGCGTTGAAAAACGTCTATGCCATTATTGCCGGCATGGCCGTGGCCTTGGGCATGGGCGAAAACACCAAGAGCATGCTGATTACGCGCGCCTTGGCGGAGATGACGCGTTTTGCGGTGAACCAGGGCGCCAACCCGATGACCTTCCTCGGCCTGGCGGGCGTGGGCGACTTGATCGTCACCTGCTCGTCGCCGAAAAGCCGCAATTATCAGGTCGGTTTTGCCCTCGGCCAAGGCCTTAGTTTGGAGGACGCCGTCACGCGCCTGGGCGAAGTGGCCGAAGGCGTCAACACGCTCAAAGTGTTGAAGGCCAAGGCCCAGGAAGTCGGTGTGTACATGCCGCTGGTCGCCGGGCTGCACGCGATCCTGTTTGAAGGGCGCACCTTGAACCAGGTCATCGAGTTGCTGATGCGCGCCGAGCCCAAGACCGATGTCGACTTTATTTCCACCAGTGGTTTCAACTGA
- a CDS encoding DUF4389 domain-containing protein, which translates to MNDPKAGPKYESILLRVLWMLVFALVWQVAQFLLGILVVVQLVYRLFYGAPNLGLMNFGDSLSQFLAQIGRFGSFHTDQKPWPFADWPTPRAPEGEAAHSVPPAPHPVRDEEPKL; encoded by the coding sequence ATGAACGATCCGAAAGCAGGCCCTAAATACGAGTCCATCCTCCTGCGAGTCCTGTGGATGCTGGTGTTTGCCCTGGTCTGGCAAGTCGCGCAGTTCCTGCTCGGTATTTTGGTGGTGGTGCAGTTGGTGTATCGCCTGTTCTACGGCGCGCCGAACCTGGGCCTGATGAATTTTGGTGACAGCCTCAGCCAGTTTCTTGCGCAAATCGGCCGTTTCGGCAGCTTCCACACTGATCAAAAGCCTTGGCCGTTCGCAGATTGGCCGACCCCGCGCGCACCGGAGGGCGAAGCCGCCCACAGCGTGCCACCGGCGCCGCACCCGGTGCGCGATGAGGAGCCAAAACTGTGA
- the sixA gene encoding phosphohistidine phosphatase SixA produces the protein MKLWILRHGEAEAHAPSDAERNLTEHGRGEVLRSAAHLIGQPISAIIASPYVRAQQTAQLVREALGFEPQIRTVPWLTPDSNPLHVLEKLDTDADVLLVSHQPLVGSLISLLQHGHLRQPQPMHTASLAELEGDFPLAGLMSLVGVKNP, from the coding sequence GTGAAGCTGTGGATTTTGCGTCACGGCGAAGCCGAAGCCCATGCGCCTTCCGACGCCGAGCGCAACCTGACGGAGCATGGGCGCGGCGAAGTGTTGCGCAGTGCTGCGCACCTGATCGGCCAGCCGATCAGCGCCATCATCGCCAGCCCGTATGTGCGCGCGCAGCAGACTGCGCAACTGGTGCGTGAGGCATTGGGGTTTGAGCCGCAGATTCGCACGGTGCCGTGGTTGACGCCGGACAGCAACCCGCTGCACGTGCTGGAAAAACTCGACACTGATGCCGACGTGTTGCTGGTCAGCCACCAGCCGTTGGTGGGTAGCCTGATCAGCTTGTTGCAGCATGGTCATTTGCGGCAGCCGCAACCGATGCACACGGCCAGCTTGGCGGAGCTGGAAGGGGACTTTCCGTTGGCGGGGTTGATGAGCCTGGTGGGTGTGAAAAACCCGTAG
- a CDS encoding AMP-binding protein, which yields MPVAFRLPLQVFYEREARHPRKPFLVQPVGGGEVQTLTWGDVGHQARCAAHWLRARELPQGSHIALISKNCAHWIIADLAIWMAGHVSVPLYPNLTADSVAHVLTHSEAALVLIGKLDDWPAMAPGIPAGLPTISLPLCPAGDFDYRWADLQSCAPIEDNPEPAASSLATIVYTSGTTGLPKGVMQTFGALGFAATRGTELFGLGEGDRLLSYLPLCHVAERMFVELASIYTGQTVFFAESLDTFLEDLRRARPTALFGVPRIWTKFQMGVYSKIPQKRLDRLLRLPFIGRRVGHKVLAGLGLDALRIALSGAAPVPEALLHWYKRLGLDVLEVYGMTESCGYSHVCRPGQQTLGWIGLPCPGVEVRIDASGEVQVRSGATMLGYFKDPQQTAETLTDDGFLRTGDKGEQDADGRLRLTGRLKEIFKTSKGKYVAPAPIENRLAEHARIEQVCVVGDGLTAPMGLCVLSAGNQDRQALSTNLERWLAQVNAVLDKHERLRQLVVVKDSWAVENGFLTPTLKIKRNVIESTYGNHFQAWSARSESIVWQD from the coding sequence ATGCCTGTCGCTTTTCGTTTGCCGTTGCAGGTCTTCTACGAACGTGAAGCGCGGCATCCGCGCAAACCCTTTCTGGTACAGCCGGTTGGCGGCGGCGAGGTGCAGACGCTCACCTGGGGTGACGTCGGCCACCAGGCCCGCTGCGCCGCGCACTGGCTGCGTGCCCGTGAGCTGCCCCAAGGCTCGCACATTGCCCTGATCTCTAAAAACTGCGCGCACTGGATCATCGCCGACCTGGCGATCTGGATGGCCGGGCATGTCTCGGTGCCGCTGTACCCCAACCTCACCGCCGACTCTGTCGCCCATGTGCTGACCCATTCCGAGGCGGCGCTGGTGCTGATCGGCAAGCTGGACGACTGGCCGGCGATGGCGCCGGGTATTCCGGCGGGTTTGCCGACCATCAGCCTGCCGCTGTGCCCGGCGGGCGACTTCGATTACCGCTGGGCCGACCTGCAAAGCTGTGCGCCGATCGAGGACAACCCCGAACCTGCCGCGTCGAGCCTGGCCACCATTGTCTACACCTCCGGCACCACCGGCTTGCCCAAAGGCGTGATGCAAACCTTCGGCGCCTTGGGTTTCGCCGCCACCCGTGGCACTGAGTTGTTCGGCCTGGGGGAGGGCGACCGGCTGCTGTCCTACTTGCCGCTGTGCCATGTAGCGGAACGCATGTTTGTGGAGCTGGCCTCGATCTACACCGGGCAAACCGTATTTTTCGCCGAGAGCCTCGACACGTTTCTTGAAGACTTGCGTCGCGCCAGGCCGACTGCGCTGTTTGGCGTGCCCAGGATCTGGACCAAGTTCCAGATGGGCGTCTACAGCAAGATCCCGCAAAAGCGCCTCGACCGCCTGTTGCGCCTGCCATTTATCGGCAGGCGCGTCGGCCATAAAGTCCTTGCGGGGCTGGGCCTGGATGCGCTGCGCATTGCATTGTCCGGTGCCGCGCCGGTGCCCGAAGCCTTGTTGCATTGGTATAAGCGCCTGGGCCTGGATGTGCTGGAGGTGTACGGCATGACCGAAAGCTGTGGCTATTCCCACGTGTGTCGCCCCGGCCAGCAGACGCTCGGCTGGATCGGCCTGCCGTGCCCTGGCGTTGAGGTGCGCATCGACGCGTCGGGCGAAGTGCAGGTGCGCAGTGGCGCGACCATGCTCGGCTATTTCAAGGACCCGCAGCAAACCGCCGAGACCCTGACCGACGACGGCTTCCTGCGTACTGGCGACAAAGGCGAACAGGACGCCGACGGCCGCCTGCGCCTGACCGGCCGGCTCAAGGAAATCTTCAAGACCAGCAAGGGCAAATACGTGGCTCCGGCGCCGATTGAAAACCGCCTGGCCGAACATGCACGCATCGAACAGGTGTGCGTGGTCGGTGATGGCCTTACGGCGCCGATGGGTTTGTGTGTGTTGTCGGCGGGTAATCAGGACCGACAGGCGCTGAGCACCAACCTTGAACGCTGGCTGGCGCAGGTCAATGCCGTCTTGGACAAACATGAGCGCTTGCGCCAGCTGGTGGTGGTGAAAGACAGTTGGGCGGTGGAAAACGGTTTTCTGACGCCGACCTTGAAGATCAAACGCAACGTCATCGAGTCGACCTACGGCAATCATTTCCAGGCGTGGAGCGCGCGCAGCGAATCCATTGTGTGGCAGGATTAG
- a CDS encoding hotdog fold thioesterase — MSLWRTQPNIEQLNAIQKNTIGELLDIRFESFDDESLTASMVVDSRTHQPYGLLHGGASVVLAESVGSMAAYLCIDASKFYCVGLEVNANHLRGVRSGRVTAVARAIHIGRTTQVWDIRLTCDDGKASCVSRLTMAVVPLGENPPAR, encoded by the coding sequence ATGAGCTTGTGGCGCACCCAACCGAATATCGAGCAACTCAACGCCATCCAGAAAAACACCATTGGTGAGTTGCTGGATATCCGCTTTGAAAGTTTCGACGACGAATCCCTGACCGCCAGCATGGTGGTCGACTCTCGTACTCATCAGCCTTACGGCCTGCTGCACGGCGGTGCGTCGGTGGTGCTGGCCGAAAGCGTCGGCTCCATGGCGGCCTACCTGTGTATCGACGCCAGCAAGTTTTATTGCGTGGGCCTGGAGGTCAACGCCAACCACCTGCGCGGTGTGCGCAGCGGGCGGGTGACGGCGGTGGCGCGGGCGATCCATATTGGTCGCACGACCCAAGTGTGGGACATCCGCTTGACCTGCGATGACGGCAAGGCCAGCTGTGTGTCGCGCCTGACCATGGCCGTGGTGCCGCTGGGCGAGAACCCGCCGGCGCGATAG
- a CDS encoding alpha/beta fold hydrolase — protein MSQHVFFAHANGFPSATYGKLFAALAPEYAVAHLPQHGHDPRFPVDDNWQNLVDELIHHLEQQPEPVWGVGHSLGGVLHLHAAMRCPQLYRGVVMLDSPVLTRADRWVIRAAKRFGFIDRLTPAGRTLGRREEFTDLDAARSYFAGKTLFRGFDPECFDAYLQHGLQQVGDRLRLRFDPATEISIYRGVPHTSPGQVRQLKVPLAVVRGRQSRVVMRHHASGVGRLPMGEMLTMPGGHMFPLERPQDTATLIKNLFARWQARERSCA, from the coding sequence ATGTCGCAGCACGTGTTTTTTGCCCACGCCAATGGCTTCCCTTCGGCCACCTACGGCAAGTTGTTTGCCGCCCTGGCCCCGGAATACGCAGTGGCTCATCTGCCGCAGCACGGCCACGACCCCAGGTTCCCGGTGGATGACAACTGGCAGAACCTGGTGGACGAACTGATCCACCATTTAGAGCAGCAGCCAGAACCGGTGTGGGGCGTGGGCCATTCCCTGGGCGGCGTGTTGCATTTGCACGCGGCCATGCGCTGCCCGCAGTTGTACCGTGGCGTGGTGATGCTGGATTCGCCGGTGCTGACCCGCGCCGACCGCTGGGTGATTCGCGCCGCCAAACGCTTCGGTTTTATCGACCGCCTGACCCCGGCCGGGCGCACCTTGGGCCGCCGTGAAGAATTCACTGACCTGGACGCCGCGCGCAGTTACTTCGCCGGCAAGACCCTGTTTCGCGGGTTCGACCCTGAATGCTTTGACGCGTACCTGCAACACGGCCTGCAACAGGTGGGCGACCGCCTGCGTCTGCGCTTCGACCCGGCGACCGAAATCAGCATCTACCGCGGCGTGCCGCACACCAGCCCCGGCCAGGTGCGCCAGTTGAAAGTGCCGCTGGCCGTAGTGCGTGGGCGCCAGAGCCGGGTGGTGATGCGCCACCATGCCAGTGGCGTCGGCCGCCTGCCCATGGGCGAAATGCTCACCATGCCCGGTGGTCATATGTTCCCGCTTGAACGTCCGCAGGACACGGCGACCTTGATCAAGAACCTGTTCGCCCGCTGGCAAGCCCGCGAGCGCAGTTGCGCATGA
- a CDS encoding alpha/beta hydrolase yields the protein MSTPVEEVRLSLPHIELAAHLFGPEDGLPVIALHGWLDNANSFARLAPKLHGVRIVALDMAGHGHSAHRPAGAGYALWDYVFDVLQVAEQLGWKRFALLGHSLGAIVSLVLAGAMPERVTHLGLIDGVTPPTAAGENAAERLGMALQAQLNLQDKRKPVYSTLDRAVEARMKGVVAVSREAAELLAQRGLMPVPGGYTWRTDSRLTLASPMRLTDEQAMAFVRRVGCPTQLVVAADGMLAKHSELLSQLPFTVNTLPGGHHLHLNDEPGAVLVADCFNRFFHAP from the coding sequence ATGAGCACGCCGGTCGAAGAAGTGCGCCTGAGCCTGCCGCACATCGAGTTGGCGGCACACCTGTTTGGCCCAGAAGACGGTCTGCCGGTGATCGCCCTGCATGGCTGGCTGGACAACGCCAACAGCTTTGCGCGGCTGGCGCCGAAGCTGCACGGTGTGCGTATCGTTGCGTTGGACATGGCCGGCCATGGGCATTCGGCACATCGGCCTGCGGGCGCCGGGTATGCCTTGTGGGATTACGTGTTTGATGTGCTGCAAGTCGCCGAGCAACTGGGCTGGAAACGTTTTGCATTACTTGGCCATTCCCTCGGCGCGATCGTTTCATTGGTGCTGGCCGGCGCCATGCCGGAACGCGTGACGCACCTGGGGTTGATCGACGGTGTGACCCCGCCGACCGCCGCTGGAGAGAACGCCGCCGAGCGGCTTGGCATGGCGTTGCAGGCGCAATTGAACCTGCAAGACAAGCGCAAGCCGGTCTACAGCACCCTGGATCGGGCGGTTGAAGCGCGCATGAAAGGCGTGGTCGCGGTCAGCCGCGAAGCCGCTGAACTGCTGGCCCAGCGCGGGTTGATGCCGGTGCCGGGCGGTTACACCTGGCGTACGGACAGCCGCCTGACGCTCGCGTCGCCGATGCGCCTGACCGATGAACAGGCGATGGCTTTCGTGCGGCGTGTGGGTTGCCCTACACAGTTGGTGGTCGCGGCTGACGGCATGCTGGCGAAACATTCCGAATTGCTTTCTCAGCTACCTTTTACGGTGAACACGCTGCCGGGCGGCCATCATTTACACCTTAATGATGAGCCCGGCGCGGTCCTTGTTGCAGACTGTTTCAATCGGTTCTTCCACGCGCCTTGA
- a CDS encoding DUF4892 domain-containing protein → MSLRKGCIRALGLCCFSPLVFAADVPGSQDLPAVSRQVDAQIVDYRPAEEKERIYPMGAIRKISGQLRYEGQATARGQTTAITYELPAEHTSSAAFTATREALQAKGAQLLFWCQARDCGESSLWANEVFGNAKLVGADGQQEYLLLRLAAPQDNSLVALYGITRGNRRAYLHVEQLDASAPLGDLVPTSATLLRELKSTGELDFPALGAEPDATWLTLISRGLNLDATLRVSLTGPSAEAWRQGLIDSGVRAARLETGTGDAKGLHLHLIR, encoded by the coding sequence ATGAGCCTGCGTAAAGGATGTATCCGTGCCCTCGGGCTGTGCTGCTTCAGCCCCTTGGTGTTCGCCGCCGACGTGCCGGGCAGCCAGGATTTACCTGCCGTGTCCCGCCAGGTCGATGCGCAAATCGTCGATTACCGCCCCGCTGAGGAAAAGGAACGCATCTACCCCATGGGCGCGATCCGCAAGATCAGCGGCCAACTGCGTTACGAAGGCCAAGCCACCGCGCGTGGCCAAACCACCGCGATTACCTATGAATTACCCGCCGAACACACCTCCAGCGCCGCGTTTACCGCGACGCGTGAAGCGTTGCAGGCCAAGGGCGCGCAGCTGTTGTTCTGGTGCCAGGCCCGTGATTGCGGTGAAAGCAGCCTGTGGGCCAATGAAGTGTTCGGCAACGCCAAGCTGGTCGGCGCCGATGGTCAGCAGGAATACCTGTTGTTGCGCCTGGCAGCACCGCAAGACAACTCCCTGGTGGCGCTGTACGGCATCACCCGTGGCAACCGCCGCGCCTATCTGCATGTGGAACAACTCGACGCCAGCGCGCCGCTGGGCGACTTGGTGCCTACGTCTGCCACTTTGCTGCGCGAGTTGAAAAGCACCGGCGAGCTGGACTTTCCGGCACTCGGCGCCGAACCCGACGCCACCTGGCTGACCTTGATTTCCCGTGGCCTGAACCTCGACGCCACCTTGCGCGTCAGCTTGACCGGGCCGAGCGCCGAAGCCTGGCGCCAGGGCCTGATCGACAGCGGTGTACGCGCCGCACGCCTGGAAACCGGCACCGGCGACGCTAAAGGTTTGCACCTGCATCTGATACGCTGA
- a CDS encoding AI-2E family transporter has translation MLNNDRLLVQILLLVLFGASFWVMAPFWSALFWGAVLAFASWPLMRLLTRWLGGRESLAAGILTLGWMLLVAVPLVWLGFNLADHVRDAVGLIKDIQVDGLPAAPTWLGSIPLVGERLVATWDSIDQQGAALMVSIKPYLGQVGNWLLARSAQIGGGILELTLSLVFVFFFYRDGPRLATFVHRLLERLIGDRAGYYIELVAGTVQRVVNGVIGTAAAQALLALIGFLIAGVPGALVLGIVTFLLSLIPMGPPLVWIPATAWLAWKGDYTYAVFLGVWGTFIISGVDNVLKPYLISRGGNLPLVIVLLGVFGGLIAFGFIGLFIGPTLLAVAYSLLTDWSATQAQVRREDKPL, from the coding sequence ATGCTCAATAACGATCGCCTACTGGTGCAAATCCTGCTGCTGGTGCTGTTTGGTGCCAGCTTCTGGGTCATGGCGCCATTCTGGTCGGCGCTGTTCTGGGGCGCAGTGCTGGCGTTTGCCAGCTGGCCGCTGATGCGCTTGCTGACCCGCTGGCTGGGTGGCCGCGAATCCCTGGCGGCGGGCATCCTGACCTTGGGCTGGATGTTGCTGGTGGCGGTGCCGCTGGTGTGGCTGGGGTTCAACCTGGCCGACCACGTGCGTGACGCCGTGGGCCTGATCAAGGATATCCAGGTCGACGGCCTGCCGGCTGCGCCGACCTGGCTGGGCTCGATTCCGCTGGTTGGCGAGCGCCTGGTGGCGACGTGGGACAGCATCGACCAACAGGGCGCGGCGTTGATGGTCAGCATCAAGCCGTACCTGGGCCAGGTCGGCAACTGGCTGCTGGCGCGCAGTGCGCAGATCGGCGGCGGTATCCTGGAACTGACCCTGAGCCTGGTGTTTGTGTTCTTCTTCTACCGCGACGGCCCGCGTCTGGCGACCTTTGTGCACCGCCTGTTGGAACGCCTGATCGGTGACCGCGCCGGTTACTACATCGAACTGGTGGCCGGCACCGTACAACGGGTGGTTAACGGTGTGATTGGTACGGCGGCGGCCCAGGCGCTGCTGGCGCTGATCGGTTTCCTGATCGCCGGCGTGCCGGGCGCGCTGGTGCTGGGTATTGTCACCTTCCTGCTCAGCCTGATCCCGATGGGTCCGCCGCTGGTGTGGATCCCGGCCACGGCCTGGCTGGCCTGGAAGGGCGATTACACCTACGCGGTGTTCCTTGGTGTGTGGGGCACGTTCATCATCAGCGGCGTCGACAACGTGCTCAAGCCATACCTGATCAGCCGGGGCGGCAACTTGCCGCTGGTGATTGTGCTGTTGGGCGTGTTTGGCGGCTTGATCGCCTTTGGTTTCATCGGCCTGTTTATCGGCCCGACCTTGTTGGCGGTGGCCTACAGCCTGTTGACGGATTGGAGTGCAACCCAGGCTCAGGTTCGGCGCGAAGACAAACCCCTTTAA